TGTTATCCGGTTTTTTGAAAGATCCTTTCGACCTGTTCACATCAGATTATGAGGATCACAGGGTAGCCATGACATTTGCCTGTCTCGCTTTGAAAGGTTTCGCAGTAAATCTTGAACATCCGGAAGTTGTCAGTAAGTCTTACCCGGGGTTCTGGAAAGACCTCGAATCCGTTGGCTTTACCTGCAGTATTTGATGTTGAAAAGATTTAAGCCAGCAACACCGATTATTTATAACTTTGCCTGATAAACCTGTCAGGTTTTTTTGATTATGATGACCGTCGACATTTTTATTCCCTGCTTTATTGATCAGATCTATCCGCAGACTGGTTTTAACATGATCAAAATATTGGAAAAATATGAGATCGATGTATATTATAATGAAAACCAGACTTGCTGCGGACAAATATCATTTAACAGCGGGTTTTGGGATGATGCCAAGGCAATTGGTGAGAAATTCATCCTCGAATTTAACCATAACCGCCCCGTAGTTGTACCATCAGCTTCCTGTGCAGGTTTTGTCAGAAATTATTACGGGGAACTTTTCCACAACACCGGGCTGCATCTTGAATTCAGGCAGCTACAGAAAAATATCATCGAGTTTACTGATTTTCTGGTCAATGAATTAAAGGTAACTGACCTGGGAGCAACTTTCGAGCATAGGGTTACCTATCATGATTCCTGTGCTGCCCTGAGGGAATATAAGCTTGGAAATGAACCCCGGATATTGCTTGAGAATGTAAAGGGGCTGGAGCTGGTTGAAATGAAAGATCGTGAAGTCTGTTGTGGTTTTGGCGGGACCTTTTCTGTCAAAAATGAACCCATTTCAACTGCTATGGCCCAGCAAAAAGTTCAGAATGCGCTTGACACCGGGGCTGAATATATCGTTTCCACGGATGCTTCGTGCCTTATTCATCTTGATGGGTTCATCCGCAAACATCAACTCCCGTTAAAAACCATTCATATCATTGATGTGCTTGCATCCGGCTGGTAAATGAAATTGTATTTACCTTTTTCATTCATTTTTTTTAATCTTTTTTAACTGGAAAATATCTACTTTTGATGGAGCATCTGACTCATTAACCTTTCTGCTTATGAAAGCTATCAATACTAAATTTATATATGCATTAGTCTTCATTTTTCACTTTTCACTCTTCACTCTTCACTCTTCACTTACTCACGCCCAGACGCCTACAGTACAGGATTGTATGGGAGCGATTCCCGTATGCCAGGATGTTTATGTTGAGGAAGACTCCTATTACGGAGATGGTAACTACCATAATGAAATATACAATAATCCAAATCCCCAGTGCGAATATGATTGTCCTGGGAGTTGCCTGGATGGGGAACAAAACAGTGTCTGGTATATTTTTACTGTCCAGGTGGCAGGCCAACTACGGCTCACTATCGACCCTATCATTGATGCTGACGATTACGATTGGGCTGTTTATGATCTTACTGAACTAAGATGTTCAGATATCTATTCCAAGTATAACCTGATGCAGAAGAGCTGTAATGCCTATGGTTCACTAACTTATAACGGCAATACGGGCATCAGCACGGCAAATGGAGGTACGTCCAATTGCAATCACTGTGGTGAGGCTGGTACCAGCAAATGGAATATAGACATGCCAGTTCTTGAAGGCAGGACTTATGTGCTCGTTGTTGAAAACTGGGGGAGTCCTGAGGGAGGTTATACCCTCGATTTCAGCGCTTCCACCGCCAGCATTTACGATAATGTAAGACCTTCGCTCCAGACTGTGCTTGCGGATGAAATCACTTGCGGCGACACGGAAATTATCGTCGAATTTTCTGAAAATGTGATGTGTGAGTCAGTTAATCCGACGGATTTTCTCTTGGCCGGTCCTGGCGGCCCTTACACCGTAATTGATGCACAGGGTGAGACCTGCCTGCTTGGTGGTGAAATGGAAAAGCGGTATACATTAATTATCGACCGGCCCATTAATTCCGATGGGGATTATTCCGTGCAACTGGTACCGTTGAATTTCGTCTATGATGCCTGTAATAATTTTGCCCTGGGGAATACCATCGTCTTTGCTGTTGACCTCGGTGCTCCCGTCATCAACGAATTTTCAATGGATATCCAACCGGCAACCTGCGGGTTGTCTAATGGCTCCATTACAGGATTACAAATTATAGGAACCCCGCCTTACAGTTATATATGGACTGATGAGTCGGGCGATACGGTCGGTACCCAGTTGGATCTTATCGATGTCCCCAGTGACAATTATTTCCTGAAGGTAAGCGATAACAACACGTGTGAATCGGATGGCGGGCCCTATTTTATAGATCAAACGGGCGAACCGCAGGTGGATGATGCGGGAATTCTGATCACTGGCGCCAATTACGGAGCTAACAACGGCCATATTACCGGCCTTGTGATTAGCGGCACCGAACCCCTGGTATTTCTATGGACTGACGAAAGCAATAATGCTATGGGTACTGACTCCGAACTGCATAATGTTTATTCGGGAAATTATTACCTGCTGGTTACCGACACTTATGGCTGTGATACACTTGCAGGCCCATATTTTGTGCAGCAGATCGGTGGTCCTATAGGGGTTCAGGCTGCATCGCATCCCCCCGTAATCTGTGCCGGTGAATCCTCACAACTTGTTGCTACCGGATTTGGAGGGACTGAACCTTATACCTACTCCTGGATATCCAACCCTCCTGGATTTACTTCTGACATTCAATCTCCTACGGTATTTCCTTTGGTAACAACTATTTATACCGTTACAATCAGTGATCCTTATAACAATGACGCCTCAGCTGCGGCAACGGTGAACGTAAACCCGCTTCCTGTTTCCAATGCCGGAACTGATCAGACCATCCCATATGGGACCAGTACGACCATATACGGCACGGTGACCGGAGGAAGCGGATCTTATGAATATTTCTGGGAACCGGCAAATATGGTTATTAGCCCGACAGCTCAAAACACGGCAACTAAAAACCTATACCAGACTACACTATTCAGGTTCAGGGCCATTGATGCCAATTCCGAATGTGTCAGCCTGTTTGATACTATTATTGTATCGCTTGAAGGAGGGCCACTTGGGGTCACTTTATCAGTACAGGATGATACGATATGTAAAGGTGAAACCACCGTAATTACAGCCTATGGTTTTGGCGGAGATCAAGGCAATTATACCTATACATGGTATTATGGAACAGACTTATTAAAAGTGGATAATAACCAGGTGTCAACGCTTGATATCAGCCCGCTGATCCCGGGAAATCATGTTTATACCGTTGAAATATTTGATGGATATAACACTTTGTCTTCAAATATCTCTGTATATGTTGCTCCCTCACCGATATTTTTCATTCTTGGCGGACCACAGATCATTGCCTGTCCGGCAGATACGGTTACCCTTGAACCCAACCATACTTTTCCCGGGGCTTCTTATTACTGGTCTAATGGCAGCACTGATGCATCTGTCCGTTTGGCGACAACCGGGATTGGTTTTACTGTCAAGACACTGTATTTGAAAATCACGAATAACGAAGGCTGCGAATATGCTGACAGTGTGACGGTAACCTTTGATTTCGCCGCATGCTTTGGAATAGAAGAATACAAGACTTATCCGACTGTTAAAGTCTATCCAAATCCTTCTGCGGGCCTTATCAATGTGGACCTGGAAGAAAGTGGAGGATTTTCTGAATTGCAGATCATAAATCCAATGGGCGCTGTTGTTTATAGAAATGACCTGGGGAATTTAATGCCGGGAAAATCTTTAATTGTTGCTGATCTATCAAAATACCCAAAAGGAGTTTATGTGCTAAGGGCTATTCATGATCGCTTTATTCACATTCAAAAAGTCGTGCTTAATTAACTTTTTTTTAGTGAGTGATTCAAATTCAATAACCTGATTTGATATTATTTATATCTTAGCCCGCTTGTTCAAAAACAGGACCATCATCAAAAAAAATACTTTTACTACAATGAGAATAGTCTTATTAATATTAATGTCGGTCATGTTCCTGGCTTCAAATGGCCAGTCTGATGCTGACAAACCGGTTAGCGGAAAGCTTCCGGGACTCCCTTTTGTTTTTGACCAGAAAGAGTTTGGTGACAGGTTTTCAGTTTTATATTATTCAGAAGATGATTATGATTATTATGTAATAGACCTGACAAAACTTGGCGACAGGTTTGAAAGGATCTATTTTATGAACCTTACTTATGAAGATTCAATGGTGGTTAATCTTAACCCTGATATTGAAAATGATCAGATTTGGTTTAAGGCCTTTTATCAATATAAAGAGGCAGAAATCACTTGCCTTTTTAAGGACTTAAAAGAAAAGGCAGATAAAGCCAACCAGGATATGACTGCAGGAGAGAAATCAGTATGGATGGGTAAATTCGACAAATTCAAAAAAAATAATGGCCATGAATAGAAAGATATTCCTGTTGCTGGGACTATCTCTCCTGGCAGTTGTCAAATTAAGCGGACAAGGCCTGCTCTGTGAAACTTCCGAACCTTTCTGTACAGGCTCTATTTATACTTTCCCCGCCGGCACAACAGGATCTGCTGAGTATGGCCCTTATTATTTTTGCCTGAGTACGCAGCCTGCACCTGCCTGGTACCATATGCTGATCGATAACCCGGGACCGATCACGATTTATATGTTCAGCACGCCGTTGGTAGATATTGATTTCATTTGCTGGGGGCCTTTCACTGATCCTTTTGCTCCCTGTCCTTATGGACTAACCGAATCCACGGTCGTTGATTGCAGCTATTCGCCTTACCCCACTGAGTACTGTGTTATCCCAAACGGTCAGACAGGCCAGTATTATATCCTTCTGATCACCAACTATTCCCAGGATCCCTGCGAAATCACTTTTTCACAAACCGGTGGAAGCGGGAGCACCGACTGTACTATTTTACCTCCCCCGGTGTCAAACAACGGACCTCTTTGTGTTGGGGAAACTTTGAATCTTTATGCTGAAACTGTTCCTGATGCTTCCTATTGGTGGAGCGGCCCGGCTGGCTTTCTTTCTGCCCAGCAAAATCCGGTGATCCCAAATGTGACTACCGCAAATGCAGGAGATTATTCTTGTATCATTACCGTTAATGGCCAGAGCAGCGACCCGGCGATTTCAACCGTGATCATTTACAATCTGCCTACAGCCTCACTTTTAAGCGCGGATACGACTGTATGCCCGGGTACCCCTGCTTATGCACTTATGCAATTCACGGGTTGGGGACCTTTCAAAGTCTATTACAATGATGGGTCGAATAATTTTGAAGCGACTAACCTTTATGGCCCTGTGGATACGATTTTTCTTTTTCCGACGGGTCTGACGACTTATACTTTCACCAAAGTAGAAGATATTCATTGTGAAAGGAACCTTATTTTTATGGATCTCATAGCAGAAACTTATCCGGCCACTTCCGGAACGTTAAGCGGGACAAATACTATTTGTGCGGGGGAATCGGCCGGGTTAACCTTTACCCTGGCAGGGTCGCCACCATGGAGTATTACATATACCGCCAACGGAGCCGATCCTCAGACAGTTGCCGCCAATTCATCGCCATATTTAGTTACGGTTTACCCGACCGCTACAACCACGTATGCCTTTACTTACCTCGAAGATATTAATTGTACAGGGCAAACCTCAGGCCAGGCAATAGTTACAGTGAACCCTTCTCCGACAACTAATGCCGGTACTGATCAGACTATTGCCTATGGAACAACTACTACGCTGAACGGACAGGCTTCAGGAGGGTCAGGTGATTACCAATATTCCTGGGAGCCGGCAGACAAACTCACAAATCCCAATATTCAGCAGCCAACAACCGTTAATCTTACCGAGTCTACCTTATTTACCCTTACCACTACTGACAATGTGGGAGGATGTTACGATACAGATGATATTTTGGTTACCATAACAGGAGGTCCTTTAGGTTGTTACCCTGCAGCATATCCGCCTGCCATTTGCGCCGGGGAGTCTTCTCAATTAATATCCCTGGCTTCAGGGGGATCCGGAAGCTATACATTCCTCTGGAGTTCAAATCCAGCCGGGTTCAGCTCAACCCTTCCCGACCCGGTGGTGACCCCAACGCAAAACACTACATACACCGTTTTAGTTAATGACGGATACAACGTGATTACTGGTAATGCTACTGTTAATGTCCATCAACTACCTGTCCCGGAGGCTGGTAACGATATCACCATTCCACATGGTACCACCACGGTCCTGCAGGGTTCCGCCACAAGCGGCAGCGGTTCTTATTCCTATCACTGGGAACCTGCCGATAAACTGGTGAATCCGGATATAGCCCAACCACACACTTTCAACCTGTTCGCCACAACTCTTTTTACCCTGTATGTGACTGATCTGACTTTTGGTTGCGAGGCAGCCGCTCCCGACCAGATGACTGTCATTATTTCGGGTGATGCCCTTGCAATTAATCCATCGGTTTCCGATGAGGACATATGCTTTGGCGAGTCGGCACAACTCTTTGCACTTGCCGGAGGCGGTTCAGGAACTTACACTTATAGCTGGGTTTCCAGCAATGGTTTTTCTTCTACAATACAAAACCCTGTAATTACACCCCAGATGCCAGGGGCTTTCATATACACCTGTACCGTCAATGATGGATTTAACTCTGTACAGGGCTCTGTAGCCATAAATGTCAGATCTGTCCCCTTTATTGACTTTGGTTTCGGGGACACTACTATTTGCGTTTATGACACAGTGGTGCTTGACGCCGGAAACCCCGGTTCAGAATACGTTTGGTCCAATGGTTCGACCGAAAGTTGGATCCTGGTGGCTACGACAGGTATTGGATTTGATATGCAAACCCATTCGGTTACCGTTACCAATCCTTCAGGATGCCAATTAGAAGCAACTGTTAATGTGATATTCGATTTTTCAGCCTGTAATGGTATTGAAGGAGATGAGACCGGGAAACTTTGCCGTATTTATCCAAACCCCGGAGATGGAACTTTACACCTTGTTTTCCAACCCGGTGTCAAAGAAGCTATAGTCAGCGCCAGCAATTTACTCGGGCAGAATATCTGTGGGCCATATCATTTTGATGGCCTGGATAAAAAAAGTGAAGTCATTATTAATATTGGGAATCAGCCTGAAGGGGTATATTTTATCCATATAAAAAACAATGTTTCGGTTTTATATACAACTAAATATATTTTAAGAAGATAATTTTGCCATGGCTTTCCGCCTGGTGGCCGGGTAAAGACTCATTTGCCCGGCTGATTATACGGAAAATGTTACCTTTGGCCATCCTAAAAACCCAACAATCATTCATTAAATTACAAATCCCAGCATGAATAAGAGCGTTTCCCGAAACTATTACTACTATTTAACAATTCTGGTACTGGCGGCATTCATTTTGATTGCTCCCGGGAATTTATTTTCTCAGGGTTATCTAAAAGCCGAGGTTCGTAATACTAACTGCACTGTTGCCAGCCACGAAGCAGACCGTTGGTTTTTCGGACAAAATGCCGGCCTGGATTTCAGGCCTCAGGATCCGGTACCTGACGTGACAAATTTTCTGATGAATATCCCGACCAGTCCTGCAGTAATGGCCGACAGCATGGGTAACATATTATTCTATACTGACGGAACTAAAGTCTGGGACCGGATGGGTGGTCTTATGCCCAACGGTTCCGGCCTGCACGGTTTTGTGGGCTATACGATGCCGGTTCTTATCGTTCCAAAGCCGGGAAGTGATAGTATATACTATATCTTTACGACACATCGCCCCAAGCAGAATCCCAGCGATCCACAGACTATTTACGGTTTCGAATATAATGAACTCAATCTGAACAGGAACGGTGGCCTGGGAGATATCACCAGGAAGAATAAGATACTGCTCCAACCCGAAGTTTCTTCGAAATTATCCGCGATCCAACATAGTAATGGAAAAGATTATTGGGTTGTGGCTCACAGGTTTAACTCAAATGAGTTTTACTCCTTCGCGGTCACCTCAAATGGGGTAGATACCACCAATTATGTCAGTAGTACTATTGGGACCGTTCATTCGGCACCCGGAGAAACTAATAATGGTATTGGTTTTATGAAAATCAGCCCGGACGGTTCCAAACTTGCCTTGGCCATCCACGGTTCAGATATTTATGAAATTTTCAACTTTGATGCATCTAATGGAAGAGTAACCGATGCCGTCACTTCTTCACAGGTTTTTAATGAAGCCTATGGCATAGAATTCTCATCCGATTCAAGGTATTTATATGCAACCACTACGTCCACGAGCCTTCCACAGCCGAACTTTACACCGCCATCCTACCTGTTCCAGTTCGATGTAAGCTTGGGAAACGCCATCTTCAATAATTATGATACTATAGCTTCTGATACACTTGGAAGTTATTTCGGAGGAATCCAATTGGGAACCGACGGTAGGATTTATGTGTCCAGGTCACCTAATGGTTCCGCTGCATTAGCGGTGATTCAAAATCCTAAAAGACCTGGCACGACCTGTAATTTCACAGCAAATGCAATGGACCTGCAGGGAAAAAGAAGCCGCTTCGGCTTTCCGAATTTCATGCAATCCTATTTCGACCTGCCACACTTTGATGTGGAAAATATTTGTTTTGCCGACACAACCATTTTCACCCTGCAGAATAATTCGAATATTGGTAATGTCTCCTGGCAGTTTGGTGATCCTGCCAGTAGCTCTAATTCTTCAACAGCAGTCCAGCCGGATCATGTTTTCTCCGGCCCCGGTTCCTATACCGTGCAGGTTACGGAGACCTATAACGGCGTAACATACGGTCCATATTTTGAATCAGTGGTTGTCAATGAATTACCTTCTGTCAACATCGGCGATACGGTATATATGTACCCCGGTTCCCCGATCCTGCTTAATGCTGGCGAAGGATATGCCTCATACGAGTGGTCAACCGGCGAGAATACCCAGGTGGTGAAAATCAATGAGTCCGGGACTTATTGGGTAACTGTACAAAATGCACTTTGCTGTTATAATATCGACACAGTCCTCGTAATCTACTTCGATGTAATTGTACCCAATGCTTTCCGCCCTGGGGGAGTCAATAATGTTTTCAAAGCTTATGCATCTTCCCTGGAAGCTGTTGAGAACTTCACGATGTACATATACAACCGATGGGGCCAGCAGATCTACGTGAGCAACGATATCACACAGGGTTGGGATGGTAAAATAAATGGCAAGGATGCTCCTGGTGATGTCTATGTATGGTTGATTAATTATGATGTAGAAAGAGAAGGAAAAACAGAACGGATTGCTTATAAAGGAAATGTGATCCTTTTGAGATGAGATGGATAAGAAGTATTACATTACCATAGCCGAAGAACTAAATGTATCCACCGGGCAGGTTATCAATACTGCAGCCTTATTGGAAAGCGGTGCGACCGTACCTTTCATAGCCAGATACCGCAAAGAGCTTACCGGCAGCCTTGATGAGGTGGCCATCACCCATATACGTGACCGGCTGAAACAATTGCAGGAACTGGATAAACGCCGGGATGCGATTCTCAAAAGCATTGAAGAACAAGGCATGCTTACCGACCAGCTCCGGGAACAACTGATGGAAGCCCTTACAATGACCGAACTTGAGGATCTTTACCTGCCATATAAGCCAAAGAAAAGGACGCGTGCTGCCATAGCACGTGAAAAAGGACTGGAACCACTGGCCAGGATCATTATGGCCAAACGGGAGCCTGATCTTTACCGTAAGGCGGGTTTATTCATTAATCCTGAGAAAGGCGTGGCCAATGAAGAAGATGCACTGGCAGGTGCAAGGGATATCATTGCAGAATGGATTAACGAAAACAGATATGCAAGGGTAAGGATCCGTAAATTATTTTACAGGGATGGGGTGATATCATCTCATGTTATCAAAGGCAAAGAACTTGAAGGGATCAATTATCAGAATTATTATGAATGGCAGGAACCGGTAATGAAAGCCCCTTCACACCGTTATCTTGCCATGATGAGGGGAGAGGCTGAAGGATTTTTGCGGAACAGTATTCAGCCCCCGAAAGAAAAAGCAATCATTGAGCTGGAAGATATTTTCCTTAAAAATAGTACCGAAGACTGTGCGGAACAAATCCGTGAAGCTATTTATGACTCTTATTCCCGGCTTCTTCAGTCTTCCATGGAAACCGGGATTAAGGCTGCTGCCAAAGAGAAGGCAGATCATCATGCCATCATGGTATTTACCGATAACCTCAAGCAGTTGTTAATGCTGCCTCCACTCGGTCAGAAAAATGTTTTGGCAATAGATCCGGGCTTTCGAACAGGATGT
Above is a window of Bacteroidales bacterium DNA encoding:
- a CDS encoding T9SS type A sorting domain-containing protein translates to MKAINTKFIYALVFIFHFSLFTLHSSLTHAQTPTVQDCMGAIPVCQDVYVEEDSYYGDGNYHNEIYNNPNPQCEYDCPGSCLDGEQNSVWYIFTVQVAGQLRLTIDPIIDADDYDWAVYDLTELRCSDIYSKYNLMQKSCNAYGSLTYNGNTGISTANGGTSNCNHCGEAGTSKWNIDMPVLEGRTYVLVVENWGSPEGGYTLDFSASTASIYDNVRPSLQTVLADEITCGDTEIIVEFSENVMCESVNPTDFLLAGPGGPYTVIDAQGETCLLGGEMEKRYTLIIDRPINSDGDYSVQLVPLNFVYDACNNFALGNTIVFAVDLGAPVINEFSMDIQPATCGLSNGSITGLQIIGTPPYSYIWTDESGDTVGTQLDLIDVPSDNYFLKVSDNNTCESDGGPYFIDQTGEPQVDDAGILITGANYGANNGHITGLVISGTEPLVFLWTDESNNAMGTDSELHNVYSGNYYLLVTDTYGCDTLAGPYFVQQIGGPIGVQAASHPPVICAGESSQLVATGFGGTEPYTYSWISNPPGFTSDIQSPTVFPLVTTIYTVTISDPYNNDASAAATVNVNPLPVSNAGTDQTIPYGTSTTIYGTVTGGSGSYEYFWEPANMVISPTAQNTATKNLYQTTLFRFRAIDANSECVSLFDTIIVSLEGGPLGVTLSVQDDTICKGETTVITAYGFGGDQGNYTYTWYYGTDLLKVDNNQVSTLDISPLIPGNHVYTVEIFDGYNTLSSNISVYVAPSPIFFILGGPQIIACPADTVTLEPNHTFPGASYYWSNGSTDASVRLATTGIGFTVKTLYLKITNNEGCEYADSVTVTFDFAACFGIEEYKTYPTVKVYPNPSAGLINVDLEESGGFSELQIINPMGAVVYRNDLGNLMPGKSLIVADLSKYPKGVYVLRAIHDRFIHIQKVVLN
- a CDS encoding (Fe-S)-binding protein, with protein sequence MMTVDIFIPCFIDQIYPQTGFNMIKILEKYEIDVYYNENQTCCGQISFNSGFWDDAKAIGEKFILEFNHNRPVVVPSASCAGFVRNYYGELFHNTGLHLEFRQLQKNIIEFTDFLVNELKVTDLGATFEHRVTYHDSCAALREYKLGNEPRILLENVKGLELVEMKDREVCCGFGGTFSVKNEPISTAMAQQKVQNALDTGAEYIVSTDASCLIHLDGFIRKHQLPLKTIHIIDVLASGW
- a CDS encoding gliding motility-associated C-terminal domain-containing protein is translated as MNKSVSRNYYYYLTILVLAAFILIAPGNLFSQGYLKAEVRNTNCTVASHEADRWFFGQNAGLDFRPQDPVPDVTNFLMNIPTSPAVMADSMGNILFYTDGTKVWDRMGGLMPNGSGLHGFVGYTMPVLIVPKPGSDSIYYIFTTHRPKQNPSDPQTIYGFEYNELNLNRNGGLGDITRKNKILLQPEVSSKLSAIQHSNGKDYWVVAHRFNSNEFYSFAVTSNGVDTTNYVSSTIGTVHSAPGETNNGIGFMKISPDGSKLALAIHGSDIYEIFNFDASNGRVTDAVTSSQVFNEAYGIEFSSDSRYLYATTTSTSLPQPNFTPPSYLFQFDVSLGNAIFNNYDTIASDTLGSYFGGIQLGTDGRIYVSRSPNGSAALAVIQNPKRPGTTCNFTANAMDLQGKRSRFGFPNFMQSYFDLPHFDVENICFADTTIFTLQNNSNIGNVSWQFGDPASSSNSSTAVQPDHVFSGPGSYTVQVTETYNGVTYGPYFESVVVNELPSVNIGDTVYMYPGSPILLNAGEGYASYEWSTGENTQVVKINESGTYWVTVQNALCCYNIDTVLVIYFDVIVPNAFRPGGVNNVFKAYASSLEAVENFTMYIYNRWGQQIYVSNDITQGWDGKINGKDAPGDVYVWLINYDVEREGKTERIAYKGNVILLR